The genomic DNA CATCGCGCAACTGCCGCAGCGCATCGGTGAGCCGCGCCGTCGACGCAGCCGGCAAACCGAGCGTGCGCATCCAGTAGCGCAGCAGATTCAGCGCGCGCTCGTCGTCGAGTTGGAGCAGCGCGGCGCGCGACAACGCATGCGCGTTGTCGCCGTTCGCAACGGCTTCCATATCGATGCGCGCGAGTTCGTCAACGAGGCGTTGTGCGGTGCCCGCATGCGCGGCCGTGCGCGCAAGCGCATCGCGAAAGCCCGGAAAATGCACGGCGAGCTGCGGCAGCACGTGATGACGCAACGCGTTGCGCGCAAAGCGCGTATCGGCGTTCGATTCGTCGTCGATCCAGCGCAGCGCGCGGCCGCGCGCATAGTCTTCGAGCTGCGCGCGCAGCAGATGCAGAAACGGCCGCACGCGCGTCGCCGAGGCGCCGGCGGGCCGATGTTCGGGCGCCATCGCCGCGAGCCCCGCGAGGCCCGCGCCGCGCAACAACTGCAGCAGTACCGTTTCGGCCTGATCGTCGGCGTGCTGCGCGAGCCAGAGGCGCCGCACGTGTTCGCTATCGCACAGCGCGTCGAGCCCGCGATAACGCGCTTCGCGCGCCGCGGCTTCGATACCGATACCCGCGTCGCGCCGCACGTCGACATGATGCGCCGCGAACGACACGCCGAGCGCCGCCGCCTGCTCTTCGCCATGCGCGAGCCAGCGGTCGGCATTCGGACTCAGGCCATGATGAATGTGGAACGCGACGCAGCGCGCCGCGCCCGCGACGCGCACCGCGGCATCGAGCAGCACGGTCGAATCGAGGCCGCCGCTGTAGGCGATCGCAATGCGCGTATCGGCCGGCTCGTGAACGAGCGCGGCCTCGATCGCATCGAGCACGATGCGATCGGCGGCGGGATCAGAGAGAGAGTTCACGGCGAATCACAATGGCCAGCACATCGCCACCTACGAGATCTGCATCACGCTCGGTACGGCCCATGATGGACTGGACCGACCGCCATTGCCGCTTGTTCCATCAGGCGATGTCACGCGATATATCGCCCGCGCGCCGCGCTTAAGCGCCCGGCGTCGTTTCCTTGAATTTGCCGTACGCCATCAACCGGTCGAAGCGGCGCTGCCGCAGATCGTTGATGCTCATACCCTGGAACTGCCGCAGCGAATCGGCCAGCGCACGGCGCAGCAAAGCGGCCATGCCCTTCGGATCGCGATGCGCGCCACCGAGCGGTTCATTGACAATCTTGTCAATCAACGAGAGCGCCTTCAGACGATGCGCGGTCAGACCGAGCGCTTCGGCCGCTTCCGGCGCTTTCGCGGCGCTCTTCCACAGAATCGATGCGCAGCCTTCCGGCGAGATGACCGAGTAAGTGGAGAATTGCAGCATCAGCACGCTGTCCCCAACCGCGATGGCCAGTGCACCGCCCGAGCCGCCTTCGCCGATGATCGTCGAAATGATCGGCGTTTTGAGCTCGGCCATCACATACAGATTGCGGCCGATCGCCTCCGACTGGCCGCGCTCTTCCGCGCCGATGCCCGGATACGCGCCCGGCGTGTCGATAAACGTGAACAGCGGCAAGCCGAATTTTTCGGCAAGGCGCATCAGACGCTCGGCCTTGCGATAGCCCTCGGGACGCGGCATGCCGAAATTGCGCAGCGCGCGCTCTTTCGTATCGCGCCCTTTCTGATGGCCGATCACCATGCACGGCGTGCCATTGAATCGCGCCAGACCGCCGACGATCGACAGATCGTCCGAATACGAGCGGTCGCCATGCAGTTCGTGGAAGTCCGTGAACAGTTCGTTCACATAGTCGAGCGTGTACGGACGCTGCGGATGACGTGCGATTTGCGAGACCTGCCACGGCGACAGATTCGCATAAAGATCCTTCGTGAGCTGCTGGCTTTTCTTCGACAGCCGCTCGATCTCTTCCGAAATATCGACGGCCGAATCGTCCTGCACGAAGCGCAATTCTTCAATTTTCGCTTCGAGCTCGGCGATGGGCTGCTCGAAATCCAGAAAGGTGGTCTTCATTGGTTTTTAATCCTTCGACTTACCGGCAGCGCGTATTCTAACCGCGCCCGCCGCTGTCCAAACCGTCCCAAAACTATTAAATCTCAAAAACCGATAGCACCCGCTTGTGCACTAACCGTGCACTCACTCAACGCGGCCGCGCGGCGTCGGAACGAAATTGCCTGCAACAGCCTTTATGGTGCCTTGTGTAGCGGCTCTTATGCGAATCGCCGTGTGGCACGCCGCACATTCGGACGCATCGCGCGAGCGCCGGCTCGAACTGCTTGCTGCTTGAGCGCTCGTGACGTTATTCGTCTGCGGGGAGCGGATCGAGACTGCGCCACATGTACCACGTCGCGACCGTGCGCCACGGTTCCCAGTTCGCGGCGACTTCGCGTGCTTCGCTGCGCGTCACCGGCTCGCCGCTGAAGTAGTTGACGCTGATCGCACGAATCAGACCGAGATCGTCGAGCGGCAGCACGTCGGGGCGCGACAGATTGAAGATCAGGAACATCTCCGCGGTCCAGCGGCCGATGCCGCGAATCTGCGTGAGCTCCGCGATCACCGCTTCGTCGTCCATCGACGTCCACTTGCCGACGTGTAACGCGCCCGATACGAAGTGTTGTGCGAGATCGAGAATGTACTCGGTTTTGCGCTTCGACAACCCGCACGCGATCAGCTTCGCGGCGCCGAGCTTGATGATCTGTTGCGGCACGAGCTTCGGGCACGCGCTTTCAATGCGCTCCCACACCGCTTGCGCGCTGGCAACCGAAATCTGCTGACCGACGACCGAACGCGCGAGCGTGACGAACGGATCGCCGCGACTCAACAGATGCACGGGGCCGAACTTCGGAATCAGCTTCTTCAGAATGCGGTCACGCTTGACGAGATCGGCACACGCCTTGTCCCAATACGCAGGCCGCGTG from Paraburkholderia edwinii includes the following:
- the tilS gene encoding tRNA lysidine(34) synthetase TilS — its product is MNSLSDPAADRIVLDAIEAALVHEPADTRIAIAYSGGLDSTVLLDAAVRVAGAARCVAFHIHHGLSPNADRWLAHGEEQAAALGVSFAAHHVDVRRDAGIGIEAAAREARYRGLDALCDSEHVRRLWLAQHADDQAETVLLQLLRGAGLAGLAAMAPEHRPAGASATRVRPFLHLLRAQLEDYARGRALRWIDDESNADTRFARNALRHHVLPQLAVHFPGFRDALARTAAHAGTAQRLVDELARIDMEAVANGDNAHALSRAALLQLDDERALNLLRYWMRTLGLPAASTARLTDALRQLRDARDDHGLRVDHAGQTLRSYRDQIYWEAGDSSDAADETALTERPVSELTWRGEAVWRLPVWRGTFVFAEAEGAAGDPAASDPAAGDAAAGHPAPRRTAPGDKTAIPAALLMNKPLFARARSGGERMRCDAHGPSRTLKNLFQERGVPSWKRDVPLLYVGDLLLYVPLLGVNLAALDALHANAAGHAADANNPKNTKPAPRASEEGAAAAASADRSIRIDWREDLLIA
- a CDS encoding acetyl-CoA carboxylase carboxyltransferase subunit alpha — protein: MKTTFLDFEQPIAELEAKIEELRFVQDDSAVDISEEIERLSKKSQQLTKDLYANLSPWQVSQIARHPQRPYTLDYVNELFTDFHELHGDRSYSDDLSIVGGLARFNGTPCMVIGHQKGRDTKERALRNFGMPRPEGYRKAERLMRLAEKFGLPLFTFIDTPGAYPGIGAEERGQSEAIGRNLYVMAELKTPIISTIIGEGGSGGALAIAVGDSVLMLQFSTYSVISPEGCASILWKSAAKAPEAAEALGLTAHRLKALSLIDKIVNEPLGGAHRDPKGMAALLRRALADSLRQFQGMSINDLRQRRFDRLMAYGKFKETTPGA
- a CDS encoding DNA-3-methyladenine glycosylase family protein; its protein translation is MATATKTPAKRAASQTRTASAVKRARSDSAAQNEVKRTAKSGAQTGTQAGAQAAARKAGAKRVLNGAAGPAEATPARTSRSRAKAAASGNGALPAELAGTEQAFEADSLHEGEVVRKTRASVDTEVAVPVQIGGLAPEVTRPAYWDKACADLVKRDRILKKLIPKFGPVHLLSRGDPFVTLARSVVGQQISVASAQAVWERIESACPKLVPQQIIKLGAAKLIACGLSKRKTEYILDLAQHFVSGALHVGKWTSMDDEAVIAELTQIRGIGRWTAEMFLIFNLSRPDVLPLDDLGLIRAISVNYFSGEPVTRSEAREVAANWEPWRTVATWYMWRSLDPLPADE